The Nostoc sp. 'Peltigera membranacea cyanobiont' N6 genome contains the following window.
TAAAATTACGTAAGCAATCCAGTTTGTTTCCGATTATAAAGAAATAGCGAAAATACTAAAATCGAGCTACACATTAACTAAATAAAACTGAATTTTATTGGAAGTGTACAGAAAGTAAAAATTCTGTAGTTATAAAAAATTAGCAATAGGTTTTAAAATGAGCAATAAGTTATACAAAGTATTTGAAGATGTAGAACAAAATGCCCAGCTTCTCTCTAAATATTGGCATAATTTTTCTACCGAAATATCTGAGCATTTGCCAGATACATATCACGCCGAATTAGAAGAACTTTCTAACAAGTTAGAGATAGCTATTAATAATTTAGTAGATGAGCTTCAAAATCCTACTCTCACCCTTGCGACAACGGGAACTACTAGTAGTGGTAAAAGCACTTTAGTAAATTTATTATGTGGAGCAGAAATTGTTCCTGTCGCTGTTAGCGAAATGAGCGCCGGAGCAGTAACCATAGAATACAGCGAAACAAAATCTTTAATAATCCATGAAACTCCAGGGGCATTATGGGAGTGTGGAGAATGGACAGGTATCAGTGATGAGCGAATTTATCAACGTTTATATGATGTAATGATAAGTTACATCGATAACAGAGAGAAACAAGCTAATTTAGCTTGCCCTCAATCGACTATATCTTACCCTTTCAGACTCATCAAAGAATCGAAACTGGAATTACCCAGAGGTGTAAAGGTAAGAATTTTGGATTTGCCTGGTTTAGCGTATGTAGGGGATGAAGGTAATACAAATGTCATTAAACAGTGTCGTGAGGCATTGTGCTTAGTCACATATAACAGTGCAGAAACCGACAAAGAAAAAGTTAGAAGCTTACTGCAAGAAGTAGTTGAGCAGGTAAAAGATTTAGGTGGCTCTCCTGCACGTATGCTGTTTATTCTCAATCGTATTGACGTTTTCCGAGCAGATAGAAACTGGCCAGCAACAGAGACTCGCTTTGTTGAAGATGCAATAAGTAAAATCAAGTATGAACTCTCCGAACATTTAAAAGAGTATACAGAAGACATTGAGAACTTACAGGTTATCAGACTGAGTACATGGGCTGCTTTATTAGCCCTTCAAATAAGCAATCTTGATGAAATATATAGTGCAGAAGCTTGTAAAAAAGCGGACAAACATTTTAATGGTTTAATTGATGAAAATATATTAGAAGACCTACCGCGTAAAACAGAAAAATGGTCTAGACATGACCGAAATAGGGTTATTGATGAATTATGGAAAAAGTCTTATGCAGAACAATTTGAGCAATGTTTAAGAGAGCATATTAGTCAACATTTTCCCCGTTTAGTAATTCCCCAAGCAATAGAACGTTTTAATATTGCTGCTGGAAACGCTATTACAGAGTGGGCTATTCAAACAACAACAGCTATCCTTAACAGTTCAGAAGAACGCTATCAACAAGAATGTGAAAAAATATCTTGGATTAAGTCAACACTTAATAATTTTTTGCGAATTAGCGACGGGAATTTAAGAGAACCTTTTGAAAAAATAGATAAGAAAATTAAGGAAGTTTTAGCAGACGAGTCAGAAGATGATCTAGTACTGTATTTAGAGAATACTATAAAAAGTCTTAATAAGGTTGAACCATATAATGAATTGGGAGACAAATTATGTTCACTTTATGAATGGCGACGAGGAATTGGTAAAGGAATAAACCAGGTATTAGAATCAGTAGCCAAGTCTCTAGAAAATGGAAGAGTACTTTTAGATACTCCAAATTTGAAAAAAGCGAATGCTTTAAATGTTAATTTGTTGGGTAACTGTTTAAAAAGACTGGTTAACTTGGGCTATACATCTTCAGTTGCCAAATCTGGTAAAAAGATGGAAGCAAGAACAGAGGATGAGAAGAAGAAACTTAAGCAATTGAATGAAGAACTAAATGAATTGGCAATTCATTTAAATCTCGTCATGGAAGACGTATTAAAGCAAATTTGCAGTCAAGAGATAGATAGAATGTACCAGGCCGTCGTTGAGCTTTTCAAATGTCATTTATCGCATATAGAAAAAGGTACAAACGATATTGCACCTAATATTGCAATTAGATTTCCTGATTCCCAACTTATCAGAGTGGATAATAAACTCACATTTAATTTACGTTTTAAAGCAGGTTTTGCAATTACGTCAGGAAATTGGCAAGAGGCTGTACAAGTAGAGAAAAGTAAAAGAACTTGGTATACCTTATGGCTTGCTAAAAAAACGTATTACGAAACAGAATATAAAACTCGTTCTAGCGATAATGCAGAAATTCCCAGCATAGAACAGTTACTTGAGAATTGGCAATTTCAGGTTAAAGCAGAAGATAAAGAAATAGTCAAAAAAATCTCACGCTGGTTAATAGAACAAATTGATTGTTTAAAAAAAAATGTAGAGAAAGTCCAGAATGATGTTGTCAATCGTTATGAAGACAGACTCTATACTGCAAACAAAGAAATTACTACAGATTATGAAATGCAAAAAAATGTCTGGCAACCTATGCAACAAAAAGCTATAAGTCTTATGGAAGATTTTAAAAGTTTAGGAAAATCCTTAAAAGAGGAGCTTTAGATTAAAAGTGGCAAAGAATCATTTAGATATTTTATACAGTGAAGTATTTAATTATGTATATCCTGATATAAAAGATTTACCATTTGGTGTTCTAAAGAAAGTTTTGTTCATAATACTTGAAACCGAACACCAAAAATTTGAAAATATTTGTAATACTTTCGGTATTACCGAGTCAGGATCAAAAGATGATGATGAAGAAATTATTGATAGTTTCATAGGTAAAACAGCTAGAGCAATGTCTAATCCAATCAGCATTTTCGATGCTCACAAAAGAGAAATATTTTGGATTGTAGTGGTGGCTTGTCTACTCGTTGGAGCAATTGGGTGTATTCAGTTTATTCACAGGCGAAGAAATCAAGTAAAGGCAGGTAATATTAGAAATGTACAACAACCCGTAGCTGTACCTTTAGAACCTTTAGCACCTCCTGTACAAGCGATTACGGTGGCTTTATGTCTTGTTGTACCCGCCTATGTAGCACAGAATTTAAAAGAACAATCTCCAATAAATGTTGATGAAATAGAAAAACTCATAGATAATACATCATATTTTCTATGTGCGAAAGTTGCTGATACCGAATTAGTACAACAGCGTCTTGATTTGACAGATGAAAATATTTTAAGTGTTAGCGAACGAAGAGAAGTTTACGTCAGAATTCATATAGCTGATGGACAAGAAATGCTTGATAAGACAGTTCCATATATTTTAAAGAGAAATCTACCATCTCACGGTCAAGGAGTTGTTAAAAAATTAGCTTCTCTTGGAGATTTATCTGGTTTAGAAGCATTTAACCGTATTTAAGGAGCCTTAAAATGGATTGGAAAACAGCATCTTCTTATTATGAGGCTCGTTTAAGTGAAGCTCTAAACGTACAGAGACACGCGGTTAATTTAGCTAATTTACCTCAAGCCGAAGTTCCCTCTCAATTAAAAGCAATACTGTTACAAGAAGCAGAACCAGCCCGTCGTCAACTTGAAAGGCTGAAAAAGCGAGAGTTTCGTATTGCAGTTGTCGGTTTAGAAAAAGCGGGAAAAAGTACTTTTATTAATGCCTGGTTAGAATGCGATTTACTTCCAGCCAAAGGAGGAAGGTGTACATTTACAACAACGCAAATTTATTCAGTTGAAAATGACACCGAGCAAAAGCTTGAAGTACAAGCCAAAACAGAAGAACAATTTATCAATTTATTAAATGAGCTTGAAACAGCAAAAGCCCAAGAAGATATCAAAACTATCCGAGAAAATGAAATCACTTTGCAGCAAGTAAGAAGAGAAGGTAATCGTACTTTTCCATTTACTCGTTTAGACGATATTAGAGAATCACTCAAAAAGTATGTAGCAGATGAAAAGTATGCTCATGCTGTTTTAGAAGCGAGACTTTATACTAACAAACTTGCCCAAGCTGAAGGTATTGTATTTTATGATGTTCCTGGTTTAGATTCAGGTTTAGCAAAGCACGTTGATGAAGCCAAGGAAATGCTGTCAGATTGCGATGCAGTAATATTAGTACAGCGTTTTACTAGCCTAAGAGAGAAGGAACTAGAAATCATCAAATTCACAGAACTTGGTGACAAAAATATTACCGTTGCTGATAAACTTTTTGTATTTTTAAGTCGTATTGACTCGTTAGCTACTCCAGAAGCACTTAAAACTCATATTGAAGAAGCATCTCAAGATTGGTTTAAACGTGCCAAACTTCCACAGGAACGTATTATATATGGTTCTGCTGGAGCATATCTAGTTTTGAATGGATTAGCTGGAGAACAGACAAGGTTAGAGGTTGGTGAAGCAAGTCATATCCAAGCCCAGTTAAAAAAATTAACTGGAATTATTGATGAGGAAATTTTAAATAAGAAAGGTACTGGAATTCCAGAAATAAAAGAGAAAATATTTAATTATATTAATACTGAACGTGTATTTATCTTAAAAAAGAGATGCGAGGCTTCCATAAATACAATCTTAACTACCTCGAAAGAAATTTATCAATTAGTTAGCAAACGTTATCCTGAAAATCCTGAAGAAGCAAAAAGATTTGAAGAAGATCGCAGACGAGTTTTGTTTAGCGAATGGTGGAATTATAGATGGGAAGAGAAGAAAGCCGATCTCCAAAAGTTTTATGACTCTTCTGTTGCTAAAAATTCTCTCGATAATTTAACCGGAAATTCTGCAACCAGCCTCGCCAAATTTAAAGAGAGATATCTACAAATAGTCGCTAGTGAAATCCAAAAACTGAAAGAAGAAGCATTTAGAAAAAAAGCTATTATTTTTGCTGCCAATTCATTCCCACAGTTTGACCGCATGAAAGCTAATTTCGCTTGGCGTGAAGATTTATATGGCGACATTAGCAAGCTTTTATCTTCCATAGCCCGACAACTCGCTCTGGAATTGAAAGATGAGGCATTAAATTTAGTCGAATACATGACAAGCTTATTATGGGGCAGTAAGCAAGTAAAAGAAAGATTAATTGATAAATCGGAAGAATACTTTTTATCTAAGCTAGAAAATAGCTTAAGTGTCCTATTTTTACGTTTTGCTCGTCCAGTTGCAGAAGTATTAATTCGCGCTCCACTTAATAGCGATGCCCGCGATAAAATTGCTAAGAGCCTTGGTGTAGACATTGAAATAGTTGATAACTATTACACGGGAGAAGAAGCCGCTTTTCAAGTTCTCAAAAGATACGCAAAATATGGTTATAAATTACTCTATAATCCTGAGACAAGGCAACAAGTTTTAGGAATAAAAGGAATCGTAACACCGATTATTAATATTGTCACACAAATTACTATAGATGTTTCCAGCGAATTGAAATCTTCCCAAGACGATGTAACATTTGAAGTTGAAAATGATATTAATGCTTTTGAAGAATACTTGCGTGCTGCAATTTTTGAAGCAGCAGGTTTTCAATCGTACTGTATTCAAGAACTCAAGGGCTTGATTGATAGTTTTAGAGAAAAGCAAGGCACATGGATGGGGGTTGCACTTAACGAATGGTTGCAAGAAAATCCCCTTTTATTGGCAGAAATACCACCAGAATTACGATCGCAAGAGTCTAACTTAGAAGTTAGCGATCGCTTACGCCAATTATCTACTGCATTAAAGAAGTAGCATAATAACACTCGCGAATCCATCCCCAATCAAATATTAAACTTCATCAGGATTGATTCCAAGTTGTCTCAAGCGTTCTTCTAAACGCTGGTTTTTTTGCTGTTCTTGTTCTAATTGGGATGTTAATAACTGCGATTTTTCTTGTTCTTGTTCTAATTGAGGTGTTAATAACTGCGATTTTTCCTCACCAGTTAGTAATAAATTTCCTTGTGCATCCCACCAACGCAACCAAGGCGCTGTAGTATTTCCATACTTTCCTTGCCAAATACCCAATTCGACACCCATCAAGGAAATCTCATAGTGTCCACGTTCGTTAGCTGTGAGTTGCTGATACCTACCATCAACTAAGTGATAAACCTCAATCGCAGCTTTGCTAAATTCGTAAATGCCATAAAAAGGTACGCGGATTGCTTGCTCGTATACCCAGAATTTACCAGTAATTGGAGTATTATCTCTTTCTTGTGAACCATCCCCAGAAGCGAATTCCAGTACAATTAGGGGAGCAACATATTCTTGCCACAACACATACGAACGCCGAAATTGACCATTTAACATAGGTGCAACATTAGGGACGTAAAACCAATCGGGTGCTTCAGCACCGCGCTCAGGTGGTTCGGTCAAACGCCAGTAGATGCCACAATCTTGACCAATACAATACTGATTATCTGGGTGAATTTGCTGTAATATACCTTGAACGCAGTCAGTTAGAAGTATGCTTTGTGGGTGTTCTTGAAAATTTTTCACAAAAGTTCCATCCGACTCTGGTAACTCAGTATGGTCGGGAAGGTGAGTAATGCCTAGTTCGGACAGTTTAGCAATAGTCATTGAACTTTGGCGCGAGTTAATTAGCTTATTTATCTTAGCACCGCTCCTAATACTGTTCGGTTAAGGCAAGAGACGCGATAAATCGCCGTCTTTACAATAATCAGTCCTTCGTCTTGACGGCGATTTATCGCGGATTTGGGATCTCAATATCGCCTCTTATAATTCTTCGGCATTACCTACCAGAACACAAGGAGCGATCGCTCTTCATGACTTTCTGATTAGTCTGCAAATAATCATGCAGCAAATTGCAACCCCGCGTGAGTAAATTTTCGAGTTGGATATCTGCCAAATTTTGGAAGATTACTGTGCCATTACCACTACCCGCAGCCAGAGTCTTACCATCAGGACTGAAACTAACGCTGGTTAACTCAGCTTCATAGCCTTTCAAAGCAATCAGCAATGTCCCTTCTCGGTTCCAAATCCTCACTTTGTCATCACTGCTGGCGGCTAAAGTCTTACCATCGGGGCTAAAACTCACACTGATGAAACTATCACCATCTCCCGCGAGAGTATTTAGCAAATCACCGTCCCGACTCCAAAGTTTGACGGTGCTATCAATACTAACTGAAGCAATTACTTGACTATCTGGCGACCAAGCAACTCCATTTACCCGGCGGCTATGACCAGTTAAATTGTATAGTAATTTACCCTCTATACTCCATATTTTTACGGTTCTGTCATCACTAGCTGAGGCTAGCAATTTACCATCGGGGCTAAAACTTACCCAATTTACCGCATCTTGATGTCCTTGCAAGGTGTTGAGTAGTTTACCGTCTCGACTCCAAAGCTTTACTGTTTTATCTTTACTAGCCGAGGCAATTATTTGACTATTAGGCGACCAAGCTACACCTAAAACGGTATCATTATGACCCTGTAAGGTGTTGAGCAGTTTACCGTCAGGACTCCAAAGCTTTACGGTTTTATCTTTACTAGCCGAGGCGATCGCTTTACCATCGGGGCTAAAACTAACTCCCCAAACTTGACCTTGATGCCCTGTAAATGTACGGAGTAGTTTACCGTCTAGACTGAAGAGTTTTACAGTTTTGTCTCGACTCGCGGCTGCTAAGGTGCGATCGCTTGGACTGAAACTGATGCTAGTTATCCAGTCATCATTATCGGCTTTGGGCCTTCGCAGTAACACATCATCCCAATGCCAGAGTTTAATAGTTTTGTCCCGACTTGCAGAAGCTAGGGTGCGACCATCTGGGCTAAAACTGACGCTGTTAACCCAATTATTATGTCCCTTCAGGGTTCC
Protein-coding sequences here:
- a CDS encoding dynamin family protein, giving the protein MSNKLYKVFEDVEQNAQLLSKYWHNFSTEISEHLPDTYHAELEELSNKLEIAINNLVDELQNPTLTLATTGTTSSGKSTLVNLLCGAEIVPVAVSEMSAGAVTIEYSETKSLIIHETPGALWECGEWTGISDERIYQRLYDVMISYIDNREKQANLACPQSTISYPFRLIKESKLELPRGVKVRILDLPGLAYVGDEGNTNVIKQCREALCLVTYNSAETDKEKVRSLLQEVVEQVKDLGGSPARMLFILNRIDVFRADRNWPATETRFVEDAISKIKYELSEHLKEYTEDIENLQVIRLSTWAALLALQISNLDEIYSAEACKKADKHFNGLIDENILEDLPRKTEKWSRHDRNRVIDELWKKSYAEQFEQCLREHISQHFPRLVIPQAIERFNIAAGNAITEWAIQTTTAILNSSEERYQQECEKISWIKSTLNNFLRISDGNLREPFEKIDKKIKEVLADESEDDLVLYLENTIKSLNKVEPYNELGDKLCSLYEWRRGIGKGINQVLESVAKSLENGRVLLDTPNLKKANALNVNLLGNCLKRLVNLGYTSSVAKSGKKMEARTEDEKKKLKQLNEELNELAIHLNLVMEDVLKQICSQEIDRMYQAVVELFKCHLSHIEKGTNDIAPNIAIRFPDSQLIRVDNKLTFNLRFKAGFAITSGNWQEAVQVEKSKRTWYTLWLAKKTYYETEYKTRSSDNAEIPSIEQLLENWQFQVKAEDKEIVKKISRWLIEQIDCLKKNVEKVQNDVVNRYEDRLYTANKEITTDYEMQKNVWQPMQQKAISLMEDFKSLGKSLKEEL
- a CDS encoding dynamin family protein, whose product is MDWKTASSYYEARLSEALNVQRHAVNLANLPQAEVPSQLKAILLQEAEPARRQLERLKKREFRIAVVGLEKAGKSTFINAWLECDLLPAKGGRCTFTTTQIYSVENDTEQKLEVQAKTEEQFINLLNELETAKAQEDIKTIRENEITLQQVRREGNRTFPFTRLDDIRESLKKYVADEKYAHAVLEARLYTNKLAQAEGIVFYDVPGLDSGLAKHVDEAKEMLSDCDAVILVQRFTSLREKELEIIKFTELGDKNITVADKLFVFLSRIDSLATPEALKTHIEEASQDWFKRAKLPQERIIYGSAGAYLVLNGLAGEQTRLEVGEASHIQAQLKKLTGIIDEEILNKKGTGIPEIKEKIFNYINTERVFILKKRCEASINTILTTSKEIYQLVSKRYPENPEEAKRFEEDRRRVLFSEWWNYRWEEKKADLQKFYDSSVAKNSLDNLTGNSATSLAKFKERYLQIVASEIQKLKEEAFRKKAIIFAANSFPQFDRMKANFAWREDLYGDISKLLSSIARQLALELKDEALNLVEYMTSLLWGSKQVKERLIDKSEEYFLSKLENSLSVLFLRFARPVAEVLIRAPLNSDARDKIAKSLGVDIEIVDNYYTGEEAAFQVLKRYAKYGYKLLYNPETRQQVLGIKGIVTPIINIVTQITIDVSSELKSSQDDVTFEVENDINAFEEYLRAAIFEAAGFQSYCIQELKGLIDSFREKQGTWMGVALNEWLQENPLLLAEIPPELRSQESNLEVSDRLRQLSTALKK
- a CDS encoding Uma2 family endonuclease, which translates into the protein MTIAKLSELGITHLPDHTELPESDGTFVKNFQEHPQSILLTDCVQGILQQIHPDNQYCIGQDCGIYWRLTEPPERGAEAPDWFYVPNVAPMLNGQFRRSYVLWQEYVAPLIVLEFASGDGSQERDNTPITGKFWVYEQAIRVPFYGIYEFSKAAIEVYHLVDGRYQQLTANERGHYEISLMGVELGIWQGKYGNTTAPWLRWWDAQGNLLLTGEEKSQLLTPQLEQEQEKSQLLTSQLEQEQQKNQRLEERLRQLGINPDEV